GCTGTCCTTCGTGCTCTTTTTTTATTGCTTCCTCAACAAAATTCCTTAAAATACCTTCGACTTTTATGAGATTTTGTGTTAAAATCTCATTGGTATTTTTGATCATAGTCTAAGACACCCCTTTTTAAAATTTAATTTACATGGGTATCTTAGACTATTTTTTTGTCTCTTTTCAAATGAAATTCTTTCCTTGGAATATTATTCATCAACTAAATTAAATGCACCCTTGTATTTGCACCAAAATATAGACGACAAATAATATACGGCAAAATAAAAGAAGATATAGGGAAGATATTGAGAAAACTATGTGAATACAAAGGAGTAGAAATAATAGAAGCAAATGCATGCAAAGATCATATTCATATGCTTGTGAGTATACCACCGAAATTAAGTGTGTCACAGTTTATGGGATATTTAAAAGGAAAGAGTTCGCTTATGATATTTGATGCATTATCCCGAATTCGGGATAACCTATCTTATCCCGAAAGATTTGTTATCCCGAAGAATGCTTTTTATTATAGTGTTTGCAAGGATTTGCGTCTGCATATTTCGGGATAACTAAATTCTATAGACCCAATAATTTACGTAGTGTTTCCTCATCATCTTCATCCCAGATGACCGTTTCCTCTATTTTATTCTCTTTTGAGCAGGCTTTCTGGATAGCATTCCTTTTCATCTCTGTATCAGCATATGCATAAACTCTGGTGGTTTCCAGTTCTACATGGCCCAGAAATTCAGCAAGCAATGCAAGCGGCATTCCTCCACGGTAAAGATGGATTGATCTCGTATGGCGGAGTTGGTGAGGATGAACACGTTTTGGAATTTCATCGCATACTTGAGCAGCACATTTACCATATTTCATCATGAATTTTTCCACATTGTCGGGGGACATCTGGTGCTTTACCCCATGGCTTATTGTATAGAAAAGATAATCATCACGGCATGTATTGCCTTGATGGAACTGTTCCAAATATAAATTAAGATGCTGAACCGTTTTGTCCATCAAAGGAACCGTTCTTGTTTTTCTGCCTTTTCCTAAAAGATGTACATATGGGTTTTTACCATCAAGGACGAAATCCCCCAGTTTAACATCCAACATCTCCTGACATCGGGCTGCCGTATCATACATCAGTATCATAAAAAACCTGTCACGCATACCTGCTTTGCGCCTAGTGTCAGGAGCTTCCAACAATGCCTTTAGTGCCGACTCAGTCAAAAATTCTACGATTTTCTTTGGCGCCTTCTGTATTGGAATTTTTGTCAACTCCATCCTCACAGAAAGATTTGCAACATCCTGCAGCCCGGCATATTTTGAAAAGGATCGCAGTGCCATGAGACGCTGGTTTCTTGTTGACGAAGAACAGCGTCTGTTATTTTGGAACCAGTCCAAAAAGTCTGCTACATTTTCCGCATTAAAGCAACCAAAGGATAGTTTAGATAGAGGGATATTCTTTTCTGAGCCAAGAAATCCTATGAAAAGGTTTAAAGCCAGGCGGTAAGATTTTACTGTGTTAGGACTGTAGCATTTCTGTCTCGGAAGGTAAACGGTTAGGAAATCGCGCATTGTCCTGTAAAAACTTATATCTTTGATGTTCACAAACCCACCTCCGGCAAAAGTTTTTCATATGATGAAAAGTCCATCTGCGACATATGTGGGAATATCTCCGGCACAAGGTGAATGTAGTAAGCTGTATCCGAAAACCGTTCATGCCCCATATATGCACTCAAGTATGGAATCATTGCTTCTATGTCTTTGCCCTCTTTCATCCATTGGTAGAGACGCCTCGTAGCAAAAGTGTGACGAAAGCTATATGGCCTGGGGCTATCACCACCATATGTATCAATGCCGGCAGAGTTCCAGCACGTCCTGAACAGCTTGGCGAGACCAATACCTGTGTATGGGTTTAGGTGCTCCAATTGCGAAGGGAAGAAATATTTGCTTCCCGGACATGTTTTCTGAAGCAGTCGTGCATAATTTCGGCAGATTTCTAATAAATCAGGTGGCATTATGACTAGACGGTCCTTATGCCCTTTGGATTCCCGTATCTGTATTTTGCCGTTGTTCAAATCAATATCCGCAGTTTCGAGGATTCGTGCTTCATGTGGACGGAGCCCGCAACAGTATAGCATTCGGAAAATGACCGGAAGTGCAAGATGCCGTAATGTACACCGTTTGTTTATCTCAAGACTGTCAACTGCCGCAAAAAACAATTCCAGTTCTCTGTCGGTAAAGATATGGGGAGTTTTTTTCTTCCCGCGTGTACATTTAGGTCCCACTTCCATAGGGATAACATACGCATCAAAACCAAGCCTCTGTATGTAGCGCGCAAGTTCTCGGACAGGTGCCATCCTGTTTTGAAAAGTAACTGCACTCTCGGTTGGACTAACGACAGCCCAATGCTGTCCGATTTCAACCGTAAGACTTTTTTCTTCCGGGAAATTCATCAAACAGAATTGGTCGAAATTTTTCAGAACTCTTTCACTTTCAAGATAAGGATAGCCAACAGAATGTTTCTGGTTTATCAGCCCGTCAATGTAATTGCTGAGTTTACTATTAAATGTATATTTCATTTGTCAGCTCCTTTCTCAGACATGGGATTCCATCAAGGCTAAGGGGACATTTACCCAGATACGATTCCTGCAGTGCAAGATATGGTTTTGTAGAATCACTACTTGTATGTCCGAGAACTTCACTTATGGTTCCCAATGGAATCTCTGCTTCCAGCATCCAGTTTCCAAGTCCGCGCCTGAAGCTGTGCATCCCATTACGTTTATTGGAAACCCACTCTATTCCTGCAGCAATGGCGTTCCGACGGACAATTGAATGACCACTCCAGCTTCTTAGCGGATTATATGGCGGCCTTGCCCTTAGAAATATATACTGTGATTCAGATTGAGGACGGCCATGCAGTATATAATCAGCTATGGCATTACATACCGGTATTTCTATTGGGAGGGTAAGTGGTACGTCTGTTTTATGCTGTACTATCCTTAATTCTTTTCTGTTCCAGTCCACATCCGAAAACTTGAGCCCGAGGATGTCAATGGAACGGAGTCCCGTGTTTTTTGCCAGAATCATTATTGCGAAATCCCTTTTCCCGCATGCTGTAGTACGGTCTGGTGCTGAAACTATCATGTCTGCTTCCGCCTGGGTAAAACCGGATGAATACTTGCGATGAGCTGGAGCCGGTATCTGTAACAGCAGTTTCATGTCAAAAGAAATCATCTTGTTTTCAGTAAGGTAATCAGAAAAAGTACGTATGACAGATAGTACATCACCTACCCGTGAATATTTTTTTGCGACAGTATTTATATATTCCACTATATCATCCTTGGATAGTTGATCAAGTGAGGCGTACCCTCTATCCTCACAAAAGAAAAGGAAATGGCGGATGATTGGCTTTTGTCCTCTCATGGTCGTGATACTGCATCCGGTACGGAGCCTTTTGTCAACATAATTATTAAGGCATTTCTCAAAGGGAGTACTTAATTTTCTGATTCCCCAATGGGGAAGATGACGCCATTGGACGTGCCCAGTTTCATAGCACTCATGTATACGTTCAGCGATGGTCCGGAGAATCCGGAATTTTGTTTCTGGAATGAGCCCTGCTTCATATTCAGCCCGTATTTGGCGAACAACTTCCAACGCCAGTTTTTCTGAGTAAAACAGTTCATTTGCTTCATTATGTTTACGACTGATGAGATTAAACCCATAGCACTGATATAACTGTATTGTCTTTTTCTTAATACCATGTGCAATTAAATCCTGCTTTGTCATATCAATTAATTTTGACAGCAGTATAGTCTCCTTCATATGACGATTCCTCCTGTAATTGTTGTCGGGAAAATCCCGCTATTTACAATTATATAGAACGCCATAGAATACGGACAAAAATATTATCCCGAAATTTTTGTCTTCATGTTCAGGTATATCAGGAGTTGGATACATATTTCGGGATAACAAATCTTTCGGGATAAGATAGACATGCAAATTTAAAATATAAGTATGGAAATAGACAATTTTGGTGTAAAGGCTATTATGTAGATACAGTAGGCAGAAATAAAAAAGTGATAGAAGAACATATAAAAAATCAATTACAAGAAGATCTGACATATGATCAAATAAGTTTAAAAGAGTACATAGACCCGTTTACAGGTGAGCCTGTGAATAAAGGCAAAAAATAAACCCCTTTAGGGGTAGCCTGAAAAAATATGCGGTTGGCAGATCTTTCAGTGTGTCTTTAGACACAGCCAGTAATATGCCCTTATAGGGCTAAAGCAAACCACCCGTTTAACGGGTGGTCATGATTGTTTATATAGGCACTTTGTAAGATGCCGCTCTCCTCCCCTTGTTCTTCATTTTTCAGATTTTAAAAAATCCGGAAATGGAGGACAAGCTTATGAGAGAAAAGGAGAACAAATACACATTGGTTGCTAAAAAGAAACGGATAGTCGTAACCGAGGAAGTCTATAAAGCTTACTATCAGCTAAAAGAAAGGGAGCGCTATCTTGATAAACTGGCTGCAATACATGATATATCCCTTGAAGCATGTGAAGAAAAGGGTATTCAGGTCGATTATCTAGTGCCAAGAGCGGAAGAATCTATAGAGGACATAATAATAAAGCGAGAAATGCTTAAGAAGCTGATGCTAGCTATGAAAATGATATCCGAAGAAGAACGGCTGCTGATTCATGAACTGTTTTTCAATAGGAAAACAGAGACTGCATTAGCTAGGGAATTAGGTATTAGTCAATCAAACATTAATCGCAGAAAAACAAGAATACTCTCCAAACTAAAAAAAATTTTATAAAAATTTAAAAATATTGCGCATAGCCCCCTCACTTTTTTCCTTAAAGAAGTGAGGGGGTTTTTTCTTCCCCTCACTGTTCTTTGAAAACTATCGGTGCAAGCCGTCTATATCCAACATCTCAAATACATTAGCTGTTCAGCCGCAGAAACGGAAAGCGACATTGGTAAACACGCCAGGACTGCCTGCGGACTAATTGTCCGTCAAAACGATGGCATCGAAGGTGACGAGCGAGAATGTTTGACCATAAAACAATCTGTGGTAGATTGTTTCGCCAAAACCTGAACAGCCTACAATGATACTCCTGCATGGTCGAGGTTGAGTCCTAGAGTGCAGCCCGGAGGCCTTCGGGGAGGTGAGATTCCTGTGATGCCTGCTGACCACGGGCAGTTTAAGCTGTTGCTCTCGTGCTTGGGAAGTAGTGTCGAATAAAGCATTGCCTGAAAATGAAGAACAACCCTAACCCCTTTAATATCAGAAACTATGCAGCGGAGTCGAAAATCTCCGCTGCATCCTTCTGGTATTAAACATGAATTTATAAGGAGGCACAGAATTATGGATCAAAGAAAAAGAGCGTGGCTTTACTGCCGCATTGATGCTCCTGAAGATGAGCATGGGCGCCTTAAAGGGCAGAAAAAAGAACTTACGGATTACGCTGAGCAAATGGGTTTTGAAATCGCTGGGGTCTCACAGGATACGGCAAGCAGTCTGAGATTTGAAAGAAATGGACTAGTTGAAGTGACTGAGGCTGCAGCTGCAGGCAAAATGGATGTTCTTCTGATCATTAATCTCTCCCGCCTTGGGAGAGATGCCATAAAAACGCTGGATTTTATCCGTTGGCTTCATGATCAGGGAATCAGGGTTTACTCTCCCATGGAGGGCGAAATTACGGTGGGAGTTCACGGTGAAATTGGTTCAAAAATCATAAGCACACTGAACTTATAAGGGAGGGAAAAACTATGTCACAAACTCAAATAACCAATGAAATCAAATATAAAATGGCTCTTTCCCTGCTGAGGTCCCTGCTCGAAAAGGGTCTTATTACACTTTCCGAATACAAAGAAGTGGATGCAATAAATCAGCGTTTGTACAAACCGCAATTAGTAGAGGTATATATGTAAAAACACTTGATATAGTGTATTTTGTGTGGTACTGTGTGTTGCTGACAGGACATCTTGTTCTGAAAAAGGAAAGGAGGATGTGTATGCCCAAGGTCACAGTGATAAATCCGATCGGTAAAAAAGCTGAGAAAAAAACGATTCCTAAACTGCGCGTATGCGCATACTGCCGTGTTAGTTCAGACCACGATGAGCAGCAACAGTCCTTTTCGACACAGGTAGCGCACTACACCGAGTTGATCGAAGCGAACGATGCCTGGACATTTGCCGGCATTTACGCCGATGAAGTGCGCCCAGACTAGGGCTTTGTTTAAAGTAGAATTTATGGAACTACACTGCAAGATAACGCAGTAGTCAACCTATCTTACTGCAAGGGGAAACCCGATACAGGAACATAGCATGATAGGAAAGCGACAAGTTGGCTTAGGACAAAAGCCACGACTTATGTTGCAATGACAAGTGGATATGAGGATAAGATTGTATTTATCGAATGTGAGGTCTAAGCTGCCATTGCGTAGGGTCTAAGGAAATGTCCTGATACCTTAGCTGTAACATCTATATGTACCTTCGTCGCATATAGAGTTATCAATAAATTACAGAGCAGGCACGAGAACGTGTTATAACAGACTGAAAGCATATCCGACAATCCACATTTCCAAGAAACAAAGCTAAACTGGGGATTACCTAAGCAAGTTTCACTTGTATGGTAACAGAGTTTCCATAGTAGTCCGAGATGAGTAAGGCTCATTACATGGCGAAGGGAAACAGTTAATAAATTTCAAAATTAGAAAGTTGAAAGGCAGGAGAATCCTGAATGAAACCAACAGCTGAAATTTTGGAGCGTATCAATAAAAATTCAAATGAGCACAAAGATGGAGTATATACTCGCTTATACCGTTATCTTTTAAGGGAAGATATTTATTACAGTGCATACCAAAAATTATATTCCAATAAAGGAGCATCAACTGAAGGTATTGATAATGATACTGCTGATGGATTTGGAAAGAAATATGTAGAAAGTTCAATAGAAGAATTAAGCAATAATACTTATAAACCCAAGCCGGTACGCAGAGAATATATCAAGAAATCCAATGGGAAAATGCGACCTTTAGGAATACCGTCATTTAGAGATAAGCTATTACAAGAAGTTATGCGTAGATTTTTAGAAGCTATTTATGAACCGATTTTTAGTGATTTTTCACATGGATTTAGACCTAATAGAAGTTGTCACACTGCATTAAAGCAGACACTTCCATATTTCAAAGGTGCAAGATGGTTTATAGAAGGAGATATAAAAGGCTGTTTTGATAATATTGACCATGATAAGCTTATTGAAATATTACAAAGAAAAATTAAAGACAGTAAGTTTATAAACATTATTCGTAGTTTTCTAAAGGCAGGATATATAGAGGATTTCAGATATAACCAAACATATTCTGGAACACCTCAAGGAGGGATTTTATCCCCAATACTTGCCAATATTTATCTGAATGAATTGGATAATAAAATCATGGAGATTAAACAAAACTTCGATAAGCCGGCAACAAGGTGTGTAAATCCAACATACGACGAGATTAGAGGGAAAAGATATTGGTTACAGCAGAAACTTAAAAATGCTACTGATGAAGAAAAACCGGTTCTGATTTCAAGAATTAATGAATATAGTAAGAAACTTTTGAAATTACCCTATAAATCACAAACGGATAAAAATATAGCTTTTGTAAGATATGCTGATGACTTTTTAATAGCAGTAAGAGGAAATAAAGAAGATTGCATTAAAATTAAAGAACAATTAAGAGAATTTCTAAATGATGAATTAAAGCTTACCTTAAGTGATGAAAAGACTTTGATTACTCACAGTAGTGAAAAAGTTAGGTTCTTAGGATATGACATTTCAGTTAGACGTAATCAACAAATATCAACTAATTCATTAGGACACAAGAAACGTCAGCTGAATGGCACTGTAGAATTATTAGTTCCTTTAGAGAAGATAGAAAAGTTTATGTTTGATAAAGGTATCATTAGACAGAGCAAAGCTAAAAAGTTTCACCCGATACACAGAAAAGGATGGCTATATCTCCCAGACCAAGAAATCTTGGAAAGATACAATGCTGAAATTCGTGGAATACTCAATTATTACCACCTAGCCAACAATTATAATAAACTTAATTATTTTCAATACTTGATGGAATATAGCTGCCTTGCAACTTTAGCAGGAAAGCATAATTCTTCAATAAGTAAAGTAATTGACAAATATAAAAGCGGCAAAGGTTGGGCAATAAAATATAAAACAGAAAAAGGTAAAACACGAGAAAAGAGAATTGTAAAACTTCAAGATTGCAAAGGGTTCTGTGATGATAATATTGTTAGACACATTTATTCTGTAAATACCAATGCTACTATTAGAGCAAGACTGCAAGCAGGAGTTTGCGAGCTTTGCGGTAGCAGGGGAAAGTCTAATTATGAGGTTCACCATGTTTCAAGTGTAAAGGGACTAGAAGGCAATAAGCTTTGGGAGCAGATAATGAAAATCAAAAATAGAAAAACATTAGTGGTATGCGAGGATTGCCATAAGGCAATACATAGTTAATTTGAATTTTAAAATGATATGGTAATTATTAACGGAGAGCCGTATACGTCGAGAGGTGTACGTACGGTTCGGTGGCGAGGGATTTTGTGCCCTTAGCCTATGGGATTACCGGCACCAGTACGAAAAACAGAACAGGGTTCAATAAATTGATTGAAGACTGCATGGCAGGCAAGATTGACCTGGTGCTGACAAAATCCATCAGCCGTTTTGCAAGAAACACCCTTGATTGCATTCAATACATACGGAAACTGAAAGAGAAAAACATCGGCGTGTTCTTCGAAAAAGAGAACGTCAACACCCTGGACAGTACCGGAGAATTTCTCATCACCATCCTCGGAAGCTTGGCCCAGGAAGAAAGCCGTTCCTTAAGCACCAACACAAGGTGGGGTGTCGTTCGCCGGTTTGAGAAAGGACAGGTTATGGTCAATCACAACAAGTTTTTGGGATATACGAAAAATGAGGCCGGTGAATTGGTGATAGTGCCGGAGGAAGCAGAAATAGTAAGGCTGATTTTCAGGCTTTATTTAGAGGGTCAAAGCATTACCCAAATTAAAAAATACTTGGAGGAAAACGGTATAAAAACGGTTACCGGAAAAAACCAATGGTCTACTACCACCATCAACAGGATGCTTTCCAATGAGAAGTATATGGGAGATGCCCTGCTGCAAAAAAGCTACACAATAGATTATCTCACCAAGAAAAGAGTAAAAAACAATGGAATTGTCCCCCAGTATTATGTGGAGGACAGCCATCCGGCCATCATCTCAAAAGACTTGTTTCACCGGATACAGGAAGAAAAAGCACGCCGGGCCAGCCTTAAGAAATCTGCTGATAAAAGAGTCAAAACCGACAGTGGAAAATACAGCTCAAAATATGCTCTAACCGAATTACTAATATGTGGAGAGTGTGGCAAACCTTACAGACGGGCATCCTGGACAGCATATAGTGAGAAAAGGATTGTCTGGCGGTGCTTTAACAGGCTGGAGCATGGGAAAAAATACTGCCCAAAATCTCCCACAATTGATGAAGATGTTTTACATAGAGCCATTATAGATGCTTTTAATTCACTCATACAGGATAAGGGAGATTTTGTGGACACTCTACAGTCCAACATTCAGCTGGTGATGAGCAACCGGGCTAAACGGATGGACATAACAAGAATAGAGAAACGGATCGCGGAATTAAAAAAAGAGATGTTAGGCTTCGTAGAGGAAAATGCAAGATGTGGAGCAGATAATACGGACTTTGACGAGCATTATGCCAAAATCTCCTCCGAGTTGAAAGAACTCCAGAAGAAGAAAACGCAATATACTGAACAGGAAGCCAGTCAAGACAGCTTCCAGAGAAGAATTGGGGATATGAAGAAGTTTCTGAACGCTGCAGACTGCAACTTATCGGAATTTGATAACCAGCTTGTCAGGCAGCTTGTACATAATATTAAGGTCATGTCAAAGGATAAGATTCTCATAAGATTCAAATCAGGTTTAGAGATGGAACAAGAGCTATCTATAAAATAACATTACCGAGAAGAGATAACCGCCAAACTATGGAAAGCATAATGACGGCTGTTTTATTCATGTATATTACTTGCTCGATTAGTTCCTTCATAGAAATAATTCACAGAATTCATTGTTTTCATTCGTTTCTTCGTATATAATATTATTTGGAAAATATTTCTGCGAGGTATAAAGAATGGATTATATTACTGCAAAAGAAGCAGCAGAAAAATGGGGGATATCCCAGCGCAGGGTTCAGCTCTTATGTGAGCAAGGACGAGTGGCAGGGGCGGTTCGGTTAGGATGGGCATGGGCAATTCCAAAAGAAGCGGACAAGCCTGCAGATGCTCGTACAAAAGATAAAGACAAGATATAATCTTTTGGTATTTTTTCGGTTGATTATGACGTGATTTAAAAATTATAGCGGGAAATGAGAGAAAGCAAATATAATTATTTGATATAAGTGAAAACAAAAGGGGATGGATAATGTGTTCATATCCAATATTAAAATAGTAAATTTTAGGAATTTTAAAAACACTGACATAAAATTTAATGATGGTGTAAATGTAATTATCGGACATAATAATGCAGGAAAATCAAATCTAATAAAAGCCTTGGCATTAGTGCTTGATTCTAAAGTGACAAAGCAGTTAGACATCGATGATTTTAATAAACATATTACACTTGATGAATTGAAGGCTAATCCACCAAAAATAAGTATAGCTATTACAATAAATCAAAGTATTGATGAAGATTTAAATTCTGATGACTTAGTAACTGTAGGTAATTGGCTTACTACTCTAAACGAACCTTATCAGGCATTATTAACCTATGAGTTTTTTCTTCCCGAAAAAGAAAGAGATAAATATTTAAAAATAATTAAATCTGCTACAAATCTAGATATGGCTTGGAAGTTAATAAAACACGATTTTATAAGGCTCTATGTATACAGAATTTGGGGTGGTGACCCAATAACCCAAACCGTTGCAGATAGCGATTCGTTACAGAAATTTGATTTTCAATTTTTGGATGCAATTCGTGATGTTGAAAGAGATATGCTTACTGGCAAAAATACGCTTCTAAGAAATGTCTTAGACTTTTTTATGGATTATGAAATAAAATCTGATGCCACAAAGTCAGAGGAAGATAAAAGGACGGAAATAGAAAAGAAAAAGCAGGATTTTTCTGAGCGGGCAGATGCATTACTTCTTGACCTTCAGGCAAGAATGAAGCAAGGCAAGGAGCAAATTCTTTCATACGCAAAGGATACAGGGGCATCATTTCATAAAGCTATACCAAATTTCGAGGGGAGCATTTCGGATATTGAAATGTTCTCTGCGCTTAAGCTAATTGTGGAGTATGAAACTGGTATAAAAATACCTGCAACACACAATGGACTCGGATATAATAATTTGATTTTCATGTCGTTGCTTTTATCTAAGATGCAAGTAAATTCAGATGGCAAATATTTAGGAAGTAATGCAAAAGTTTTCCCTGTTTTGGCAATTGAAGAACCGGAAGCACACCTTCATCCCGCGATGCAATATCAGTTTTTGAGATTTTTGAAAAAAAATAAAACAGAGAAAAAAGTAAGACAGATTTTTGTAACAACTCATTCAACGCACATTACTTCTTCCGTTTCATTAGATGAGCTGATTTGCCTGCATAATGAAGCAGGAGAAACATTAGTAGGATATCCAGGGAAAGTATTTCCGAGTGATGGAAAAAGTAAAAGATATGTTCAGCGTTTTTTGGATGCAACCAAATCAGATATGCTTTTTGCCCAAAAAGTGATTTTAGTAGAGGGAATAGTCGAGCAATTACTTTTATCAATTCTAGCAAGGTATGAGGGGAAGTCATTAGAGGAAAATCATATTGCAGTAATAAATGTAGGTGGAAGATATTTTGATCATTTTTTACATTTGTTTGATTCTCAAAAGCCATATACAATAAATAAAAAAGTTGTTTGCCTAACCGATATAGATCCTGAGAGAAGGAAGAAAGATCAAGGCGTAAACTTTAAAAAATGCTATCCATTTGAATTGAATATCGATAGTACAACTTACGAGTATAAAGTCAACACCAGTTTAGATAGATATGAAGAAGGTAAGCATCCTAATATTGTTTCATTTACTCAAGATAAAGTTTACGGAAAAACATTTGAATATGATTTAATTTTAAATAATCCAACACTTGACTTATTAATAACTGAATCGATGAGCAATAGAGAAGAAATTATACAACTCATGCAATTATATAAAAATAAAAGCCCGATTTCTGAATATGAAAAAAAGTTAAATAAAAGTGATGAAAACCAAAGAATTATTGATAGTTTATGTACAAATACCTTATGGGAAGACGATCAAAAAGCTAAAGCTATTATAGCTGCTCGATATCTTAACTCAGTTGGGAAAGGAGAAAATGCGATGGAATTAGTATATGCGTTAGAGGAAAATCTAACAAAAAAGGGAACTGCCGAATATAAAGAATTTATTGTTCCTGATTATATTAAGAAAGCCATCGCATGGATATGCAAATGATCTCAATAAATTCAGATACACTAATTCCTATTGAAGAACATTTTCGAGTATCTGCTGGCCCCGGTGCCGGTAAGACATATTGGGTAGTAAAACATATAAAGAATATTTTACATACGTCAAAAAGGCTAAAGAAAACTCGTAAGATTGCTTGTATTACGTATACAAATATTGCGGTAGAAACAATTTTGAAAAACTTAGGAACTAATACAAGCCAAGTCGAAGTTTCTACAATTCATAGCTTTTTATATAAGCATATTGTAAAGCCATATGTGTCATTTTTAGCCGCTGATTACGGTTTGGATGTAGTGGAATTAGATGGTCATAGTGATCCTGTTTTGCATTTTAAAAAAGTTGTTGAATGGATTGAAAATCATCCCTATGCTAATGAGCTAAAGCACCCATATACTATAAACCAACTGATAAAATTGGATACTAACAAAAGCGCACTTATAGGTTGGTTATCGTCGTTAAGTTATAAAATGGATCATTACAATAATTTGAAAATTATAGGAGACAGAGAAAAAGCCTTTTATTTAGTAGAAAACAAAGGAAAGATAGAACGCAGATATTTAAATAAAAAATGTCTGGATATTCTTGAAGCAGACTTACTAGAATATAAAAAACTTTATTGGCAAGAAGGACTTATAGATCACGATGATGTTCTCTTTTTTAGTTATCAACTTATAAAAAAGTACCCTTTTATTTTAACTATTTTGCGAGCAAAA
This genomic stretch from Petroclostridium xylanilyticum harbors:
- a CDS encoding tyrosine-type recombinase/integrase gives rise to the protein MKETILLSKLIDMTKQDLIAHGIKKKTIQLYQCYGFNLISRKHNEANELFYSEKLALEVVRQIRAEYEAGLIPETKFRILRTIAERIHECYETGHVQWRHLPHWGIRKLSTPFEKCLNNYVDKRLRTGCSITTMRGQKPIIRHFLFFCEDRGYASLDQLSKDDIVEYINTVAKKYSRVGDVLSVIRTFSDYLTENKMISFDMKLLLQIPAPAHRKYSSGFTQAEADMIVSAPDRTTACGKRDFAIMILAKNTGLRSIDILGLKFSDVDWNRKELRIVQHKTDVPLTLPIEIPVCNAIADYILHGRPQSESQYIFLRARPPYNPLRSWSGHSIVRRNAIAAGIEWVSNKRNGMHSFRRGLGNWMLEAEIPLGTISEVLGHTSSDSTKPYLALQESYLGKCPLSLDGIPCLRKELTNEIYI
- a CDS encoding tyrosine-type recombinase/integrase, encoding MNIKDISFYRTMRDFLTVYLPRQKCYSPNTVKSYRLALNLFIGFLGSEKNIPLSKLSFGCFNAENVADFLDWFQNNRRCSSSTRNQRLMALRSFSKYAGLQDVANLSVRMELTKIPIQKAPKKIVEFLTESALKALLEAPDTRRKAGMRDRFFMILMYDTAARCQEMLDVKLGDFVLDGKNPYVHLLGKGRKTRTVPLMDKTVQHLNLYLEQFHQGNTCRDDYLFYTISHGVKHQMSPDNVEKFMMKYGKCAAQVCDEIPKRVHPHQLRHTRSIHLYRGGMPLALLAEFLGHVELETTRVYAYADTEMKRNAIQKACSKENKIEETVIWDEDDEETLRKLLGL
- a CDS encoding tyrosine-type recombinase/integrase, with protein sequence MKYTFNSKLSNYIDGLINQKHSVGYPYLESERVLKNFDQFCLMNFPEEKSLTVEIGQHWAVVSPTESAVTFQNRMAPVRELARYIQRLGFDAYVIPMEVGPKCTRGKKKTPHIFTDRELELFFAAVDSLEINKRCTLRHLALPVIFRMLYCCGLRPHEARILETADIDLNNGKIQIRESKGHKDRLVIMPPDLLEICRNYARLLQKTCPGSKYFFPSQLEHLNPYTGIGLAKLFRTCWNSAGIDTYGGDSPRPYSFRHTFATRRLYQWMKEGKDIEAMIPYLSAYMGHERFSDTAYYIHLVPEIFPHMSQMDFSSYEKLLPEVGL
- a CDS encoding sigma factor-like helix-turn-helix DNA-binding protein; this translates as MREKENKYTLVAKKKRIVVTEEVYKAYYQLKERERYLDKLAAIHDISLEACEEKGIQVDYLVPRAEESIEDIIIKREMLKKLMLAMKMISEEERLLIHELFFNRKTETALARELGISQSNINRRKTRILSKLKKIL
- the ltrA gene encoding group II intron reverse transcriptase/maturase, producing the protein MKPTAEILERINKNSNEHKDGVYTRLYRYLLREDIYYSAYQKLYSNKGASTEGIDNDTADGFGKKYVESSIEELSNNTYKPKPVRREYIKKSNGKMRPLGIPSFRDKLLQEVMRRFLEAIYEPIFSDFSHGFRPNRSCHTALKQTLPYFKGARWFIEGDIKGCFDNIDHDKLIEILQRKIKDSKFINIIRSFLKAGYIEDFRYNQTYSGTPQGGILSPILANIYLNELDNKIMEIKQNFDKPATRCVNPTYDEIRGKRYWLQQKLKNATDEEKPVLISRINEYSKKLLKLPYKSQTDKNIAFVRYADDFLIAVRGNKEDCIKIKEQLREFLNDELKLTLSDEKTLITHSSEKVRFLGYDISVRRNQQISTNSLGHKKRQLNGTVELLVPLEKIEKFMFDKGIIRQSKAKKFHPIHRKGWLYLPDQEILERYNAEIRGILNYYHLANNYNKLNYFQYLMEYSCLATLAGKHNSSISKVIDKYKSGKGWAIKYKTEKGKTREKRIVKLQDCKGFCDDNIVRHIYSVNTNATIRARLQAGVCELCGSRGKSNYEVHHVSSVKGLEGNKLWEQIMKIKNRKTLVVCEDCHKAIHS
- a CDS encoding recombinase family protein; translated protein: MDQRKRAWLYCRIDAPEDEHGRLKGQKKELTDYAEQMGFEIAGVSQDTASSLRFERNGLVEVTEAAAAGKMDVLLIINLSRLGRDAIKTLDFIRWLHDQGIRVYSPMEGEITVGVHGEIGSKIISTLNL
- a CDS encoding SHOCT domain-containing protein, producing MSQTQITNEIKYKMALSLLRSLLEKGLITLSEYKEVDAINQRLYKPQLVEVYM